Proteins encoded in a region of the Flavobacteriaceae bacterium HL-DH10 genome:
- a CDS encoding DUF3108 domain-containing protein — translation MTRILFLFILLITLNTNAQNSAIGSSEKLTYTASYNMSGILTDIAEVKMETSAVKTSKATLLRLKCTAVTYSKWDNFFKIRDLYESYVNPKTLTPYLYNRDLNEGGYHKNVKYTFSHSTKTVKSTLKKKNNYELKKSVTIGSGTKDIISTMYYIRLLDYTSMAKGSTKTITIIFDSKEVKGIITYLGKETINTAIGNKECYKLAISSNQKNALQGKDSNFLWLTADENKIPVYGKFKIPVGNGELKIKSASSLKN, via the coding sequence ATGACACGCATATTATTTCTTTTTATTTTACTAATAACACTAAATACCAACGCACAAAACAGTGCAATAGGTTCTAGTGAAAAATTAACATATACAGCTTCATATAATATGTCTGGAATATTAACAGATATAGCTGAAGTGAAAATGGAAACTAGTGCTGTAAAAACGTCAAAAGCAACACTCTTAAGACTTAAATGCACTGCTGTAACTTATAGCAAATGGGATAATTTTTTTAAAATAAGAGATTTATACGAAAGCTATGTTAATCCAAAAACATTAACACCATATTTATATAATAGAGATCTTAATGAAGGAGGCTATCATAAAAATGTAAAATACACATTCAGCCATAGTACCAAAACAGTTAAATCTACACTAAAAAAGAAAAACAATTACGAACTAAAAAAAAGTGTTACTATAGGTTCTGGCACAAAAGACATTATTTCTACAATGTATTATATTAGACTATTAGATTATACAAGCATGGCTAAAGGCAGTACAAAAACCATTACCATTATATTTGATAGTAAAGAAGTAAAAGGTATAATAACCTATTTAGGAAAAGAAACTATTAACACAGCTATTGGTAATAAAGAATGCTACAAATTAGCAATTAGTTCTAACCAAAAGAATGCTTTACAAGGAAAAGATAGTAATTTTTTATGGCTTACAGCAGATGAAAATAAAATTCCTGTTTATGGAAAATTTAAAATCCCTGTTGGTAATGGTGAATTAAAAATTAAATCGGCTTCTAGTTTAAAAAATTAA
- a CDS encoding Tat (twin-arginine translocation) pathway signal sequence containing protein gives MKTNDSNSRRQFLGALALGATASTISVLTNPIYASVKTFDAKGMNEAENWFDKIKGKHRIVYDGSMPHHGFPIIWNWAFYLTNNETGTPDDDMTAMTVLRHNALCIAFEDRLWEKYPLSEVFNLKKSDGSNYNRNPFYEPQDGDFPLPGIDGIKRMQERGAMFCACDLATKVFSNAVATKMDLDPKEVYEDWVSGILPGIQPVPSGVWALGRAQEHGCGYIFAGE, from the coding sequence ATGAAAACAAATGACAGTAATTCAAGACGACAATTTCTAGGAGCATTAGCTCTTGGAGCAACGGCTAGCACAATATCTGTGTTAACAAATCCAATTTATGCAAGCGTAAAAACCTTTGATGCGAAAGGAATGAATGAGGCTGAAAATTGGTTCGATAAAATTAAAGGCAAACATCGTATTGTTTATGACGGATCAATGCCACATCATGGCTTTCCAATAATTTGGAACTGGGCGTTTTATTTGACAAATAACGAAACAGGAACTCCAGATGATGATATGACAGCTATGACTGTACTAAGACATAATGCATTATGTATAGCTTTTGAAGATCGCTTATGGGAAAAATATCCATTAAGTGAAGTGTTTAACTTAAAAAAAAGTGATGGATCAAATTATAATAGAAATCCATTTTACGAACCACAGGACGGTGATTTTCCGCTACCAGGAATCGATGGCATAAAACGTATGCAAGAACGAGGTGCTATGTTTTGTGCATGCGATTTAGCTACAAAAGTATTTAGCAATGCCGTTGCTACCAAAATGGATTTAGATCCAAAAGAAGTATATGAAGACTGGGTTAGCGGTATTTTACCTGGTATACAGCCTGTTCCTTCTGGTGTTTGGGCATTAGGCAGAGCTCAAGAACATGGTTGTGGTTATATTTTTGCTGGAGAATAA
- the pckA gene encoding phosphoenolpyruvate carboxykinase (ATP), translating to MKEATIMQNHTNLEKYGLKDVTVNWNLSPEELQEITVEKGMGKETPNGTLAINTGKFTGRSPQDRFLVKDEYTADKVWWGKTNKPISTENFNALKNEIIKYLSGKEIYARDGYVCADPEYRTNIRTVTELPWSNMFVYNMFLRPSQKELENFEEDWLILCAPGYVCPEPKEYGIRQGNFSILDFTQKIALIGGSAYTGEMKKGIFSALNLILPTEKNVLPMHCSANVGKKGDTAIFFGLSGTGKTTLSADPERKLIGDDEHGWTADNTIFNFEGGCYAKVIDLSEEKEPDIFRAVKPGAILENIVFQEDGEPDYMDGSITQNTRVSYPIHHIDNIQETLYANNPKNIFFLTCDAFGVLPPVSKLTPGQAAYHFISGYTAKVAGTEAGITEPVPSFSACFGEPFMPLHPTAYGEMLSKKMTEAGVNVWLINTGWSAGPYGVGSRIKLKHTRAMITAILNGELDNVEYEQNFIFGLFMPKYCPGVPTEMLDPMNTWLQKGAYVGKAIQLAHSFHLNFEKFAQQASEQIIEGGPLIDEHHHLHEHF from the coding sequence ATGAAAGAAGCAACAATCATGCAGAATCATACAAACTTAGAAAAGTATGGATTAAAAGATGTTACAGTAAACTGGAATTTATCACCTGAAGAACTTCAAGAAATTACAGTTGAAAAAGGAATGGGTAAAGAAACACCAAACGGAACGCTAGCTATTAACACAGGAAAATTCACAGGACGTTCTCCTCAAGACCGTTTTCTTGTAAAAGATGAATATACTGCTGATAAAGTTTGGTGGGGAAAAACTAACAAACCTATATCTACAGAAAATTTCAATGCTTTAAAAAATGAAATTATTAAATATTTATCTGGAAAAGAAATATATGCTAGAGACGGATATGTATGTGCAGATCCAGAATATAGAACAAATATTAGAACCGTAACAGAATTACCTTGGTCTAACATGTTTGTTTATAACATGTTTTTAAGACCAAGTCAAAAAGAATTAGAAAATTTTGAAGAAGATTGGTTAATTCTTTGTGCTCCAGGATACGTTTGTCCAGAACCAAAAGAGTATGGTATCCGTCAAGGCAATTTCTCAATACTTGACTTTACACAAAAGATTGCTTTAATTGGTGGATCTGCATATACAGGTGAAATGAAAAAAGGTATTTTCTCTGCATTAAACTTGATTTTACCAACAGAGAAAAACGTATTACCAATGCACTGTTCTGCAAATGTTGGCAAAAAAGGGGATACTGCTATTTTCTTCGGATTATCAGGTACAGGAAAAACAACGTTATCTGCAGATCCAGAACGTAAATTAATTGGTGATGACGAACATGGTTGGACCGCTGATAATACAATCTTTAACTTTGAAGGTGGATGTTATGCAAAAGTAATTGACCTTAGTGAAGAAAAAGAACCAGATATTTTTAGAGCTGTTAAACCAGGAGCAATACTTGAAAACATAGTATTTCAAGAAGATGGAGAACCAGATTATATGGATGGAAGTATTACACAGAACACACGTGTAAGCTACCCGATTCATCATATTGATAACATTCAAGAAACACTTTATGCAAATAATCCAAAGAACATATTCTTTTTAACTTGTGATGCATTTGGTGTGTTACCTCCAGTATCTAAATTAACACCTGGTCAAGCTGCTTACCACTTTATTTCTGGTTATACAGCAAAAGTTGCAGGTACAGAAGCTGGAATTACAGAACCAGTACCATCATTCTCTGCTTGTTTTGGAGAACCATTTATGCCATTACACCCAACTGCTTATGGCGAAATGTTAAGTAAAAAAATGACAGAAGCTGGGGTTAATGTATGGTTAATTAACACAGGATGGAGTGCAGGACCTTACGGTGTAGGATCTCGTATAAAATTAAAACACACAAGAGCTATGATTACGGCTATTCTTAATGGCGAGCTTGATAATGTAGAATATGAACAAAACTTTATTTTCGGTTTATTCATGCCTAAATATTGTCCTGGTGTTCCAACAGAAATGTTAGATCCAATGAATACTTGGTTACAAAAAGGTGCTTATGTTGGAAAAGCTATTCAATTAGCACACTCATTCCACTTAAACTTTGAGAAATTTGCTCAACAAGCATCTGAACAAATTATTGAAGGTGGCCCACTAATTGATGAACATCATCACTTACACGAACATTTTTAA
- a CDS encoding universal stress protein, translating to MKNILLPTDFSKNSINAINYAVEMYKDITCNFYILNVQKASSFISDDMMSVSPSATIYTTIVDAAKKSITNIITQIETHYNNKNHRLFSIVDYDNFVDSIKQVSEKYEIDLIIMGTKGASGLEKVIFGTNTVHVMQRCNVPVLAIPDGCTFTNLNNIAFTSSNLLAANIKTLEPLKDFITLFQSNLSVLHIPDEKHLDQNQNSIFDFFKIYFKNAKHKLIEIKKGNTYDIVHKFIEDNDIKMLSFMDEKHSFLERFFTKHPVETFAFKIDIPFLVMKKLD from the coding sequence ATGAAAAATATATTGCTACCAACCGATTTTTCTAAAAATTCAATAAATGCCATAAATTATGCTGTAGAGATGTACAAGGATATAACATGTAATTTTTATATTCTTAATGTGCAAAAAGCCTCTTCATTTATTAGTGATGATATGATGTCTGTTTCACCATCAGCAACTATTTATACGACTATAGTCGATGCGGCAAAAAAATCTATAACAAACATCATTACACAAATAGAAACGCATTATAACAATAAAAATCACAGACTTTTTTCAATAGTAGATTATGATAATTTTGTAGATTCTATAAAACAAGTATCAGAAAAGTATGAAATAGATTTAATTATTATGGGAACCAAAGGCGCTTCAGGTTTAGAAAAAGTGATTTTCGGGACTAATACGGTTCATGTTATGCAGCGCTGTAATGTTCCTGTTTTAGCAATTCCTGATGGTTGTACATTTACTAACTTAAATAATATAGCTTTTACTTCAAGTAATTTATTAGCAGCTAATATTAAAACATTAGAACCTTTAAAAGATTTTATAACATTATTTCAATCTAATTTAAGTGTACTTCATATCCCAGATGAAAAGCATTTAGATCAGAATCAAAACAGCATTTTTGATTTCTTTAAAATATATTTTAAAAACGCAAAGCATAAACTTATAGAGATTAAGAAAGGCAATACATATGATATTGTCCATAAGTTTATTGAAGATAATGATATAAAAATGTTGTCATTTATGGATGAGAAACATTCCTTTTTAGAACGGTTTTTTACAAAACATCCTGTAGAAACATTTGCTTTTAAAATAGATATTCCATTTTTAGTAATGAAAAAGTTAGATTGA
- a CDS encoding TrkA C-terminal domain-containing protein: MDFINTTYLALFSIICIGFIIGNIKIKGISLDISAIIFVALFFGHLGVSLPDILQKIGLILFIYTIGLQAGPGFFDSFKEQGKNLVIMSVVIVLSAAIIALLAIVILDIEKPIAIGLMAGALTSTPGLATAIDVTHSPLASIGYGIAYPFGVIGVILFVKLYPKLFRINITKEEEDYETKSQSLYEEITRSHFVVENEGAIDKTIEELRVRSMTKGVISRVLHKGKAFTPQNNTVLHKGDYIKVVGSKEALKRVELLIGPEVDVEIPLGAQYMIQSFLLTKTELVNTPLGELNLLNNYNASVTRIRRSGIDLSPSPSLKLQMGDKLMIACSKENTLQISNLIGDNKSKLSDTNFFPLALGIVIGILVGGVSLSFGNSITFNLGLTGGVLIVAMILGRVGKTGHVLWVMSGNSNQLLRQFGLMLFLASVGTKAGSTLVETYSQYGIKLFLIGGVITLLPMILASIIAKLFFKTNALTFLGTITGSMTSTPGLAAIDTMTKTNAASIAYATVYPIAMVLLIICAQLLGLFF; this comes from the coding sequence ATGGACTTTATTAACACAACCTATCTAGCATTATTTTCAATTATTTGTATTGGATTTATTATCGGAAATATTAAAATAAAAGGGATCTCATTAGATATTTCAGCCATTATTTTTGTCGCATTGTTTTTTGGACATTTAGGCGTTTCATTACCAGACATTTTACAAAAAATAGGATTAATATTATTTATATATACCATTGGATTACAAGCTGGCCCTGGTTTTTTTGATTCGTTTAAGGAACAAGGAAAAAATTTAGTTATCATGTCGGTCGTTATTGTTTTATCAGCAGCAATCATTGCATTATTAGCTATAGTAATTTTAGATATTGAAAAACCTATTGCTATTGGACTCATGGCTGGAGCTTTAACAAGTACACCAGGTTTAGCGACCGCCATTGATGTTACACATTCTCCATTAGCATCTATAGGATATGGTATTGCTTATCCATTTGGTGTTATAGGGGTTATTTTATTTGTAAAATTATACCCTAAGCTGTTTAGAATAAACATAACAAAAGAAGAGGAAGACTATGAAACAAAAAGTCAAAGTCTCTATGAAGAAATTACAAGAAGTCATTTTGTTGTAGAAAATGAAGGAGCTATTGATAAAACTATTGAAGAATTGAGAGTCCGGTCTATGACAAAAGGTGTCATTTCAAGAGTTTTACACAAAGGCAAAGCTTTTACGCCACAAAACAATACCGTATTACACAAAGGCGATTATATTAAAGTTGTTGGCAGTAAAGAAGCCTTAAAACGAGTAGAATTACTTATAGGACCAGAAGTAGATGTAGAGATACCTCTTGGAGCACAATACATGATACAATCATTTCTACTAACAAAAACCGAATTAGTAAACACACCGCTTGGAGAGTTAAATCTACTTAATAATTACAATGCATCAGTAACACGAATTAGACGTAGTGGTATTGATTTATCTCCAAGTCCGAGTTTAAAACTACAAATGGGAGATAAACTAATGATTGCTTGTTCTAAAGAGAATACCCTTCAAATTTCTAATTTAATTGGAGATAATAAAAGTAAACTTTCAGATACCAATTTCTTTCCTTTAGCATTAGGTATCGTAATTGGAATTTTAGTTGGAGGTGTTTCACTTTCTTTTGGAAACTCTATAACCTTTAACTTAGGTCTAACAGGAGGCGTTTTAATTGTAGCCATGATTTTAGGACGTGTTGGTAAAACAGGACATGTTTTATGGGTAATGAGCGGGAATTCTAACCAACTTTTAAGACAATTTGGTTTAATGCTATTCTTAGCTTCTGTTGGAACAAAAGCTGGCTCTACATTAGTGGAAACCTATTCTCAATACGGTATAAAACTATTTTTAATAGGAGGTGTTATTACGCTTTTACCAATGATATTAGCATCAATTATTGCTAAATTATTTTTCAAAACAAATGCATTAACCTTTTTAGGAACAATAACAGGGTCTATGACTAGTACGCCTGGACTTGCTGCAATAGATACTATGACTAAAACCAACGCAGCGTCCATTGCTTATGCAACTGTTTATCCTATTGCTATGGTGCTTTTAATTATATGCGCTCAGTTATTAGGGCTTTTCTTTTAA
- a CDS encoding c-type cytochrome encodes MTEEALYYYRKIIKQMIVCFGTILILASILFLFCFDLVPKDLFKSKNKLSSLYDMNYDVSTLPNSKEYELLKYGFELFENTPKYIGPNNGDTSMIFTGNGLACKNCHLDSGTRPYSGPLIGIIQRFPQFRGRENKIGTIEERINGCMERSMNGHVLPASGKEMEAIVSYLKWLSRYAPEDGEIKGKGFLKIKIPERAVNLDHGKKVFIKHCIICHGKDGQGVKNTDGYTYEYPPLWGKNSFNNGAGMNRVITAARFIKGNMPFELTTYDAPVLTDEEAYDVAGYINQKPRPQKTHPERDFPDLKKKPVSTPYPPYADNFSIEQHQLGPFQPIMAFYKQKYNIIKTK; translated from the coding sequence ATGACTGAAGAAGCATTATACTATTATAGAAAAATCATCAAACAGATGATAGTCTGTTTTGGTACTATACTAATATTAGCATCTATATTATTTCTTTTCTGTTTTGATTTAGTTCCTAAAGATTTATTTAAATCCAAAAATAAACTTTCTAGTCTTTATGATATGAACTATGATGTTTCAACACTCCCCAACTCAAAAGAGTATGAGTTATTGAAATATGGATTTGAATTATTTGAAAATACACCAAAATATATTGGACCAAATAACGGGGATACAAGTATGATTTTTACAGGTAATGGATTGGCATGTAAAAACTGCCATCTTGATTCTGGCACTAGACCATATTCTGGTCCTCTCATAGGTATTATACAACGTTTTCCTCAATTTCGAGGTAGGGAAAATAAAATTGGAACCATTGAAGAACGGATTAATGGATGTATGGAACGCAGTATGAATGGCCATGTGTTACCAGCTTCAGGTAAAGAAATGGAAGCTATTGTTTCCTATTTAAAATGGTTAAGTAGATATGCTCCAGAAGATGGAGAAATAAAAGGAAAAGGCTTTTTAAAAATTAAAATACCTGAGAGAGCCGTGAATCTAGACCACGGAAAAAAAGTATTTATAAAACATTGTATTATTTGTCACGGCAAAGACGGACAAGGTGTAAAAAACACAGATGGATATACTTATGAATACCCACCACTTTGGGGGAAAAACTCTTTTAATAATGGTGCTGGCATGAATCGGGTAATAACTGCTGCTCGTTTTATAAAAGGGAACATGCCTTTTGAATTAACTACCTATGATGCGCCAGTATTAACTGACGAGGAAGCTTATGATGTTGCGGGTTATATTAATCAAAAACCAAGACCTCAAAAAACTCATCCTGAAAGAGATTTTCCAGATTTAAAGAAAAAACCAGTTTCCACCCCTTACCCACCTTATGCAGATAATTTTTCAATTGAACAACATCAATTAGGTCCTTTTCAGCCAATAATGGCATTTTATAAACAAAAATACAATATCATTAAAACCAAATAA
- a CDS encoding DUF4870 domain-containing protein, whose protein sequence is MREDNQLIVITHLSQLITLVTGFGSLLIPLVLWLTQKDKVYQMDVHGKNIINFQLSLLVYFIICIPLILFLGLGLLGFLILGLISIIFPIINAVKASRGEIPEYPFTIKFIN, encoded by the coding sequence ATGCGAGAAGACAATCAATTAATCGTTATTACACACTTAAGTCAGTTAATTACTTTAGTTACAGGTTTTGGAAGTTTGTTAATTCCTTTGGTGCTTTGGCTAACGCAAAAAGATAAAGTGTACCAAATGGATGTACATGGTAAAAATATTATAAACTTTCAGTTAAGTTTATTAGTATACTTTATAATATGCATTCCATTAATATTGTTTTTGGGCTTAGGCTTATTAGGATTTTTAATACTTGGATTAATTTCTATTATTTTTCCTATTATAAATGCAGTAAAAGCAAGTCGAGGAGAAATTCCTGAATATCCTTTTACCATTAAATTTATTAATTAA
- the bshB1 gene encoding bacillithiol biosynthesis deacetylase BshB1, whose protein sequence is MKLDILAIGAHPDDVELGCGATLAKEIASGKKVGIIDLTRGELGTRGTAETRDEEALEAAKALGVTLRDNMRFADGFFLNDKQHQLAIIKMIRKYQPEIVICNAIDDRHIDHEKGSKLVSDACFLSGLIKIETKDTNGELQSAWRPKHVYHYVQWKNLEPDFVVDVTGFMDKKMASVLAYKTQFYDKNSNEPETPISSKNFTDSIMYRAKDLGRLIGVEYAEGYNVERYVAVDSLFDLK, encoded by the coding sequence ATGAAATTAGATATACTTGCCATAGGAGCACACCCAGATGATGTTGAATTAGGATGTGGTGCTACTTTAGCTAAAGAGATTGCTTCTGGCAAAAAAGTTGGAATTATAGATTTAACTCGAGGCGAGTTAGGTACACGCGGAACTGCAGAGACAAGAGATGAAGAAGCTCTTGAAGCTGCAAAAGCATTAGGAGTAACTCTAAGAGATAATATGAGATTTGCTGATGGGTTTTTCTTAAATGATAAACAACATCAATTAGCCATTATTAAAATGATACGAAAGTATCAGCCAGAAATAGTAATTTGTAATGCTATAGACGACAGGCATATTGATCATGAAAAAGGAAGTAAACTAGTAAGTGATGCTTGTTTTTTAAGCGGATTGATTAAAATTGAAACGAAAGATACTAATGGAGAGTTGCAAAGTGCTTGGCGCCCTAAACACGTTTACCATTATGTGCAATGGAAAAACTTAGAACCAGATTTTGTAGTTGATGTTACTGGGTTTATGGATAAAAAGATGGCATCTGTATTAGCTTATAAAACACAGTTTTATGATAAAAACAGTAATGAACCAGAAACACCTATATCTAGTAAGAACTTTACAGACAGTATTATGTACAGAGCAAAAGATTTAGGCAGACTTATTGGAGTTGAATATGCAGAAGGTTATAATGTAGAGCGCTATGTGGCGGTTGATAGTTTGTTCGATTTAAAGTAG
- a CDS encoding M28 family metallopeptidase encodes MKKILLLFFVSLFITSCGNSQNKKQSKDTPDITAYANKISASELKDMLYTYASDEFEGRETGEPGQKKGINFIKDFYISHNISSPIADGDYFQEIPEAFFSGKAKASENVLAYIKGSEKPNEIIVLSAHLDHIGISGNGDINNGADDDGSGTVAIMQIAKAFKAAKRDGHGPKRTILFLHFTGEEKGLLGSRYYTTIDPVFPLKNTVVDLNIDMIGREDQKHEGKANYLYLIGSDKLSQELHDISEAVNKKYFNLEFDYTYNDDDDPNRFYYRSDHYNFAKNNIPVIFYFNGTHDDYHKPTDTPDKINYEFLKTRARLIFYTAWELANREERIKID; translated from the coding sequence ATGAAAAAAATTTTATTACTTTTTTTTGTTTCACTTTTCATTACATCATGTGGTAATTCACAAAACAAAAAACAATCAAAAGATACTCCAGACATTACAGCTTATGCTAATAAAATTAGCGCTAGCGAACTAAAAGACATGCTTTACACCTATGCTTCTGATGAATTTGAAGGCAGAGAAACAGGTGAACCTGGACAAAAAAAAGGCATAAACTTTATAAAAGATTTCTATATTTCACATAACATCTCATCACCAATTGCAGATGGTGATTATTTTCAAGAAATTCCAGAAGCCTTTTTTTCAGGAAAAGCTAAGGCTTCAGAAAATGTATTAGCCTATATAAAAGGTTCTGAAAAGCCAAATGAGATCATTGTTTTATCAGCACATTTAGATCATATTGGTATATCAGGCAATGGAGATATTAACAATGGCGCTGATGATGATGGATCTGGTACTGTAGCTATTATGCAAATAGCAAAAGCTTTTAAAGCCGCTAAAAGAGATGGACATGGACCTAAACGAACTATTTTATTTTTACATTTTACAGGAGAAGAAAAAGGGCTTTTAGGGTCGCGTTATTATACTACTATAGATCCCGTTTTTCCTTTAAAAAATACTGTTGTCGATTTAAACATAGATATGATTGGTCGTGAAGACCAAAAACATGAAGGAAAAGCTAATTACTTATATCTAATAGGATCAGATAAATTAAGCCAAGAGCTACATGACATTTCTGAAGCAGTAAATAAAAAGTACTTTAATTTAGAGTTTGACTATACCTATAATGATGATGACGACCCTAATCGTTTTTATTACAGATCTGATCATTATAATTTTGCTAAAAATAATATTCCAGTCATTTTTTATTTTAATGGGACTCATGACGATTACCATAAACCAACAGATACACCAGACAAAATTAACTACGAGTTTTTAAAAACTCGCGCACGTTTAATTTTCTATACAGCTTGGGAATTAGCTAATCGTGAAGAGCGTATAAAAATTGATTAA
- a CDS encoding FUSC family protein, whose translation MKKISTILAIVFSVFAIILAVLPVSNLAIIPIIFAFIFGIYAFYLSKKTGQVKKIIQFTFFLTIIALSITMYKSIFTTTEVASTESLEKTEAILEEEAIDELENLEIDDFEIDETELENIDIE comes from the coding sequence ATGAAAAAAATATCTACCATTTTAGCAATTGTTTTTTCTGTTTTTGCAATCATACTAGCTGTATTACCAGTGTCTAACTTAGCAATAATACCCATTATTTTTGCGTTTATATTTGGTATATATGCTTTTTATTTATCAAAAAAAACGGGGCAAGTAAAAAAAATAATTCAATTTACCTTTTTTCTAACCATTATAGCGCTATCTATAACAATGTATAAATCAATTTTTACAACTACAGAAGTTGCAAGTACTGAAAGTTTGGAAAAAACAGAAGCTATATTAGAAGAAGAAGCCATCGATGAATTAGAGAACCTTGAAATTGATGATTTTGAAATTGACGAAACTGAACTAGAAAATATCGATATAGAATAG
- a CDS encoding M28 family peptidase — MKTFFILSIFTLIGTCATQKYTTKIQNIKNNVELVDSTLVFKYAYTINSEELSTHLYTYASDKFKGREVGTEGQKKAAEFIKNYYISEGIESPFGGDNYYQTIPKSFFYEKYNASENVLAFIKGSKKPEEIIIISAHLDHLGINEDGQINYGADDDGSGTVALMEMAQAFQLAKNEGYGPKRSILFLHLTGEEIGKKGSEYYTKNPVFPLENTITNLNIDMIGRVDEIHENNKNYIYLIGSDRLSKELHYVSEKINNAYFNIDLDYRYNVEGEKNSYYTRSDHYNFAMHGIPVIFYFNGEHKDYHRPSDTPDKIEYELLEKRTKFIFATIWQIANQEHSLSVDKNNELLK; from the coding sequence ATGAAAACCTTTTTTATTCTCTCAATCTTTACTTTAATAGGTACTTGCGCAACACAAAAGTACACGACTAAAATTCAAAACATTAAAAATAATGTTGAATTAGTTGATAGTACCCTTGTTTTTAAATATGCATACACAATTAATTCGGAAGAATTAAGCACTCACTTATACACCTACGCATCTGATAAATTTAAAGGACGAGAAGTAGGAACAGAAGGTCAAAAAAAAGCTGCTGAATTTATAAAAAACTATTATATAAGCGAAGGTATAGAATCTCCTTTTGGAGGAGATAATTATTACCAAACCATACCTAAAAGTTTTTTTTATGAAAAATATAATGCCTCTGAAAATGTTTTAGCATTTATTAAAGGTTCTAAAAAACCAGAAGAGATTATTATCATTTCTGCTCATTTAGATCACCTTGGAATAAATGAAGACGGACAAATAAATTATGGAGCAGACGATGATGGCTCAGGAACAGTAGCTCTTATGGAAATGGCTCAAGCTTTTCAATTAGCAAAAAACGAAGGCTATGGTCCTAAACGAAGTATTTTATTTTTACACCTTACAGGAGAAGAAATTGGTAAAAAAGGCTCTGAATATTATACAAAAAATCCCGTATTCCCTTTAGAGAATACCATAACAAATTTAAATATTGATATGATAGGACGAGTTGATGAAATTCATGAAAACAATAAAAACTACATCTATCTAATTGGCTCTGATAGATTAAGTAAAGAATTGCATTATGTTTCAGAAAAAATTAATAACGCTTATTTCAACATTGATTTAGATTATAGATATAATGTTGAAGGAGAAAAAAACAGTTACTATACCCGATCAGACCATTATAACTTTGCAATGCATGGTATTCCAGTTATATTCTATTTTAATGGAGAGCATAAAGATTATCACCGTCCAAGTGACACACCAGATAAAATAGAATACGAATTATTAGAAAAACGCACCAAATTCATTTTTGCAACTATATGGCAAATAGCTAATCAAGAACATAGTTTGTCGGTTGATAAAAACAATGAACTGTTAAAATAG
- a CDS encoding DsrE family protein produces the protein MKNYISIIIALIFTGTILAQEKPVKIVFDVTSSNIDVHQSTVRHVKAMSEAYPDSEFEVVMYGGSIDMVLKNKSTVAKDIADLAKNEHITFLICGGTMKRHKIEPSQIINGVSPVPDGILEIVQKQQEGWGYIKEDK, from the coding sequence ATGAAAAATTATATAAGTATAATAATAGCATTAATTTTTACAGGTACAATATTGGCTCAAGAAAAACCTGTAAAAATTGTATTTGATGTTACAAGTAGTAATATAGATGTACATCAATCGACAGTTAGACACGTAAAAGCAATGTCTGAAGCATATCCCGATTCAGAGTTTGAAGTTGTAATGTATGGAGGCTCAATAGATATGGTTTTAAAAAACAAATCAACTGTTGCCAAAGACATTGCTGATTTAGCAAAAAACGAACACATCACCTTTTTAATTTGTGGTGGTACGATGAAACGTCATAAAATAGAACCCTCACAAATCATTAATGGTGTATCACCAGTCCCAGATGGTATCCTTGAAATTGTGCAGAAACAACAAGAAGGCTGGGGTTATATAAAAGAAGACAAATAA